DNA sequence from the Pedobacter schmidteae genome:
CTTCATTATGCCCCTTTTTGGCGCATACATACGCTTTAAGATACGATTTCAATAAACTGGCCTCTGCTATCCTTCCGGTAAATTTAATCGTTTCTGCGTAAGCATTTTCGCTATGCGCCACATCTACCAGCACAAAGGAATAATAAAAGACGACTTCTTCATAAAAAGGTTCGTAGCTGGATGTCGGTAAACCGGCAGCAAGCTTCTGCATCATAGCCAGGCCGTTTTTTACATTGCCCTTTATGCCGAAGGTAGAGAGTGTGCTTTTCATAAAGCCATCGGGCAAACTCCCCAAAACAGCATTGATGAGCCCCAGACCTTTATAATTCAATTCAAAAGCCGGATATTTCTTAGCATTTTCCTGCAGATAAGCATTGGCCCTTTTTATTTCCATGGCAGCATTAAACTGCTCGCCAAAGCGGCCTCTTATTAATGCCCATTGCAGGTTAATTTCTGCCTGGGCATATAAACTATAGGGCGAAGCCTCCCTATCCTCTTCAATCTGATCCAGCCGGGCACCTTTATTGCCCTTCAGTTTATCAAAATCTTCTTTATTATCAGAGGTCAGCAACTGAAAAAAATCAGCGTAGTTTTCCAGCAAAGGCACTATAGAATTTTTCGGATTGGTCCGTTTTTCGGCTGCAATCAGCTGCCGGGCGCTATGCAACTTCAGTTCAAAAATCAGACCGTAAGCCTTTAAACAATTTGCGTTGAAATCAAACTTTGCAAACAAAGATCCTGGTAAAAACAACAGCAATACTGCTAAAAATCCCGTCTGTTTTAGTGAAATATTTTTCTGCATCTTTTAATTTTTCTAGGAATATCAATTTCATATAACGCCCGCCAACCCCCTTCTATTTTTCGCCGGCCCTTTATTTTTTAACCACAATGCCTAATTTTTTCAGATTAAAGCACAAAAAAGGGCCAGATGGAATTTCTGACCCTTTATATCTTATTTTAGACAATATTAAACCGGCGCAACTTCCTGAGTCAACGCTTCGTCTACTAAAATACGTCCACAATGTTCGCAAACGATGATCTTCTTACGCTGACGAATGTCCAGCTGACGCTGAGGAGGGATCTGATTGAAACATCCTGAGCAAGAATCACGGTCGATAGTTACTACAGCCAATCCGTTATTTGCATTTCCTCTTAAGCGGGTATAAGCCACCAAAAGGCGCTCATCAATTTGAGTTTCTGCTTGCTCTGCTTTTTTAAGCAATCCCTGCTCATCTTTTTCTGTCTCAGCAGTAATGGTTTCCAGCTCGCTCTTTTTCAGCTCAAGGTCTTTTTTTCTCGACTCTAAATCGGCCAATGCTTTATCGTAAATCTCAGTTTTTTGAGTAATATCAAATCCGAATTCTCTGATTTTCTTCTCACAAACCTGAATCTCAAGCGTTTGTATCTCAACCTCTTTAGTTAAGGCATCGTACTCACGGTTATTTTTAACATCTTTTAATTGAGTCTCGTATTTTTTGATCAGGTTTTGAGCTTCCTTGATCATATTTTTACGCGTTACAATTGCATCTTCAGTATCGTCCAATTCAGCTTTGAATTTTTGAATACGTGTTT
Encoded proteins:
- a CDS encoding zinc ribbon domain-containing protein; the protein is MEQTVEQKLKALYELQTLHTQIDKIRQIRGELPMEVADLEDDVAGLETRIQKFKAELDDTEDAIVTRKNMIKEAQNLIKKYETQLKDVKNNREYDALTKEVEIQTLEIQVCEKKIREFGFDITQKTEIYDKALADLESRKKDLELKKSELETITAETEKDEQGLLKKAEQAETQIDERLLVAYTRLRGNANNGLAVVTIDRDSCSGCFNQIPPQRQLDIRQRKKIIVCEHCGRILVDEALTQEVAPV
- a CDS encoding tol-pal system YbgF family protein, whose translation is MQKNISLKQTGFLAVLLLFLPGSLFAKFDFNANCLKAYGLIFELKLHSARQLIAAEKRTNPKNSIVPLLENYADFFQLLTSDNKEDFDKLKGNKGARLDQIEEDREASPYSLYAQAEINLQWALIRGRFGEQFNAAMEIKRANAYLQENAKKYPAFELNYKGLGLINAVLGSLPDGFMKSTLSTFGIKGNVKNGLAMMQKLAAGLPTSSYEPFYEEVVFYYSFVLVDVAHSENAYAETIKFTGRIAEASLLKSYLKAYVCAKKGHNEEAITTLSERPSGAQYQPFPYLDYLMGIARLNKLDLTAAAYFNKFLLANKGVSYVKDSYLHLGWIELISGDLKGYNQYVAKVKGVGMTINERDKQALNEVAADPPNVGLLKARLLFDGGYYSKSLETLSAVKETELGAVKDKTEYYYRLGRNNDELGKWDAALENYQKAVNYGKGLKAYFAANSALAMGKIYMKKRNYPQARASFNTAINMKGHQYENSIESEARDSLKRMN